TGTCAGCAGTAATAGTATAAAAGTTTGATAGGTCTAGGATTTGTTTAATATTTCTAGCAATGTTTATTTCATCTTCAATGACCAAAATTTTTTCCATAGCTTGAGATAGTTTTTGATAATAAATTTAATGTTTAGATCTATTTCTAAAAAGTTTCTAGCTTGTAATGTTTTTTTATATTTATTTTTACCATTGCTTTTATATATTTTTTCTTTGTACTTTTTTGATAATTGTCTAAACAGTTTTTGTTTAACAGTATCATTATAATTTATTTTCTAATGCTCTATCATTCTTTTTTATGATCGTCATTTTTTTATAAAATTACTTTATACTTAAGTACAATATTTTGCTATATTATCAACACTTATGAATAAATACTTTATTTTTTTATTTTAATCATTTTGCATACCTATGTATATATCATTGATCTTGTAATTTTCAAAATAAAAGAGTAAGTAGAAAATACAATATTCTCTTTTTAAGTTTAAAATATTATTGATATAATAAAAGAAGTTTGTAAAATTATTTTGAACATTGGGAAAATAAAAAACGTGGGCAGTAAGAATTATTTTGATTATTTTTTGTTAATATTTAAAACATTCAACAAAAATATTTAAAATCCCAAAAAGATTGACAGATTAACTGTTGGATACTTTTACAATTATCAGAAATTAGCAAGACTATTTTTTTTGAGTTTAATTTGAACGATTCAATAAGAAGGGTATTGAATAATGCTGAGCAAAATTTATCAAAAACAACTCTTATGATATAAAAAATAAATGATTGACTATCAACCCTTGACTGTTTCTCCGGGAACAAAACTCTCGGCAGTTATTGCTTTAATGAGTGAATGTAATAATCATTGTTCTCTACTCTCAAATTATAGTGATGAGTGTCAGAGATTTTCTCGTGGTAGTTGTGTTTTAGTGATTGAAAAAAATAAAGTAAAAGGAATAATTACAGAAAGAGATATTTTGCAATATAAGGCTTTAGGACTTGATTTATCAGAAACTAAGGCAAAAAAGGTGATGAGTAGCCCAGTTTTTTCTATTAGCCCTTCTGCGTCTTTATGGGAGTTGCAAAAACAAATGGAAACGAAAAAGGTTCGTCATTTGGTTTGTTGCAATAAAAGAGGGGAGTTAGTGGGGGTTGTTACTCAAACTTCTTTGTTGCGTTCTCTTAATCCTATCGAAATGACTAATGTAATAGAATTATTGCGCGATCGCATCTATAAATTAGAAAATCAATTAAAAGTTTTTGCCCAATTTGTGAATCATGAACAGAGTTTGGAAAAAATAAAGTCAGTAAATATACTGATGATCGAGGATAATGCCACCACTGTAGAAATACTTAAAAGACGTTTGGGCTTAGAGTCAGACTATAAATTTAATGTTATTCACTATTCAACTCTGAAAGAAGGAAAAGATGCTGTCACCGTTTATGGCAGAAACTATTTTAATTTGGTGATTTTAGATCTTAATTTGACGGACAGTCAAGGATTGAGTACCCTAGAAACATTCAAGGAGAACTTTCCGGAAATTGCCACTATTGTCCTAACTGCTGAATATCAAAAAAAAGTCGCTTTAAATGCGATTAAAAAAGGCGCGCAAGACTATCTGATAAAATCTATCTTTTTAGGACAAAAAAACATCGAGCAAGACTGCTTTATCTTACCACTTTTAACAGCGATCGAGAGACAAGAAAAAGAAAACCAAATTGAAAAACAAAATATTGAAATTTATCTTGCTAATGAAAAGTTAAAACATTCATTAAATGAAAATAAACAAATTAAAAAAACCTTAGAAGACTTTAATTTATTATTAAATAATCGGGTTAAACAAAAAACGTCTATTCTAAGAAAAATAGTAGATAAACTTAATCAAGAAATTAAAGAGAGAAAACAAATTGAAAAAAATCTAACTTTAAGTGAAAATAAACTGGATAGAATTATTAATGATGCTTCTGAAGGTATTTTAATTGTTGATTCAGAGGGGACTATTGTTTTTGCTAATGCTGAAGCCACAAGAATTTTACAAAAAGCAGATGAAAATATTATTGGGAATAAATTTGATATTCCGATTATTAATAATCAGCCTTTAGATTTAACATTAGTCGATAAAAATGGACAGCAATTATTTGAAGAGGTCAGAGTATCCTCCACAGAATGGGAAGGAAAATTAGCTAATTTAGTAATTTTGAGAAATGTTAGTGAACGCATAGAATATGAACAAAATCTTGCTGAAAATGAAGAAAAATTCCGCCAGTTAGCTGAGAATATAGAAGAAGTTTTCTATATTTTTGATATTCAAAAAAATCAGTTAATTTATCTCAGTTCTGTTTTTCAGAAAATTTGGGGTTTGTCACAACAAAAAGTTTTAAAAAATCCAGAAATATGGTTAAAATCTATTCATCCTTCAGATTACAAAAATTTAACTAATCATTGGTTAACAAACCCTACATTAATTTATGACCATTATCGAGAAAATACCGAGGTCGAATATAGAATTATTAGACCTGATAAAAAAATTCGTTGGATTAATCACAAAAGTTTTACCGTTAAAGATAAACGGGGTTCAATTTACCGCATCGTGGGCATTTTGACTGATATTACCGAGCTCCGTCAAACTCAAGAATATCTGCAACAGCTAAATCGAGAATTAGAAGATAAAGTTGATTTACATACTAGAGAGTTATTGAATTTTAAATCGGCTTTGGATCAATCGGCAATTGTAACAATTTCTGACCCCTATGGAAATATTACCTATGTTAATGATCAATTTTGCCAAATTTCTGGTTATTCCCAAGAAGAATTATTAGGACAAAATCATCGAATTGTAAACTCTCACTATCATCCTGACGAATTTTGGCAAGAGTTTTGGATGACTATTTCTCAAGGTAATATCTGGCGTGGAGAGGTAAAAAACATTAAGAAAAATGGTGGTTATTTTTGGGTTGATATGGTTGTTGTTCCTTTTTTTGATCACTATCAAGCTATCTCCCAATATATTGCTATTCGCTACGATATTACAGAGCGAAAAGAAGCTCAAGAAATTATTGAACGTAATTTAGCTACTTTTGATGTTGCCGCCGATGGTTTGGCAATTTTAGAGGGCGATCGCTATATATATATGAATAGATTACATTTAGAAATATTCGGTTATTCTAGCATTGAAGACTTACCCGAAAATAATTGGCGTTGTCTTTATGAAACCGATCAAATTAATCTTATTGAAACAGAGATTTTCCCTCTATTAATGGTAAATAAAAAATGGACAGGAGAAGCGATCGCAAAAAGGAAAGACGGTACAACTTTTCCTGAAGAATTATCTTTAACTCTTACTGATAAAGGTTATTTAATTTGTGTTTGCCGTGATATCACCCAAAGAAAAAAATCAGAAAGGCAATTGAGGGAAGCATTAGCTAAAGCCGAAGAAGTCAATGAATTGAAATCTCGACTAATTAACCTTACTAGCCATGAATTTCGCACTCCCTTAACGGTTATAGCCTCTTCTGTGGGCATCTTAAAGAGTTTTAGAGATAGACTTTCCCCTGAACAACAAGCAGAACACTTTAATACTATAGAAACTTATATTCAACATACCACTGAGTTACTCGACGATATATTATTAATTAATCGTTCAGAAACAAAACAATTACACTATCAACCCCAACAAATAAATATTAAGGATTTTTGTCTGCATCTAGTGAATCATTTACAAAATACCTATGGTGAATATCAAATCATATTTGAAATAAATAATGAATCATCCCTCGAAGAAGAGCAATATAATAGACTTTTAGATCCTAAATTACTAACTCAAATTTTGACGAATCTTGTGTCTAACAGTGTCAAATACTCTGGGGTTAATAGTCGTATCGATGTTTTACTGATTGTAGAGGCTAAAAATATTATCTTGCAGGTTAAAGATAGGGGTATTGGCATTCCCGTCAATGACCAAAAATATTTGTTTGATACTTTTTATCGTGGAGATAATGTAGGCAATATTCAAGGTACAGGATTAGGACTCCCTATCGTTAAGGAATGTGTTAACCTTTGCAAAGGCACTATTACTTTTACAAGTGTCATCAATCAGGGAACAACTTTTTCTATTAATATACCTTGTTAACTGGAGTTCGAGATAAATTTTCATCTCTAAGTGATGGCAAAAATGGCAAGAGGCAAACCCCCCTTTATCCCCCCTCTCGAGGGGGGAGGGCAAAGGTAAATAGTTGATAATTAAGAATTAAAAACTCAGAACTTATTTCCCCCTCTTCCCTTATCACCTGATCCCCTTTAGGTATGGGAGCGTCAAATTCTCATTTTCAATTTATCCCACTGTTTGAGATATTTACTACCTAATCCGTGATTATTTTTGTCGAATAAAGATTTAATGGTTATTTTAGTGCGATCGAGGATTAAAAACCAAATAAAGCAATAACCCCAGTTAAATAAAGCCCACGCAAAACCAATAGGTTTAATTAGATCGAAAAAGCCGAATATGGCTAATAATGTGGAAATGGTGACAGAAATTCCCGTTGCCAATAAAAAGGGTTTAGCAGGGGATAAAGTCCAAAAAGCATCCCTTGTGCGCACAGAATATAAAGTCATCATGCCTAATAAGGCAATATTAAAGAAAACTAGGGTTTGTAACGGAGTTGCGGCGGCTGGGTGTAATTTATCAGTAACTTCAAAAAATGTCCAATATTTCTTCGCTAGGAAATAAATTAAAAAGGTCGCAGTAACATTAATTGCGCCTAAAACACTGGCAGTGGTTAACACCTCACTCATTTTCCATTGTTGTGGTTTTGGTGCTATCTTAGCGTTATCAAAGGCGATAGTCATAATTGCACCATCATTGAGCAAGGCTAATAACACAATCATGATCGCTGTTAGAGGATAGCTGTCGAAAAATAAAATTGCTAGGGTGGTAAATACCAATATCTGTACCGTTGCTGTAATACGATATAGGGTATAGTTAGTCATTCTGGCGAAAATTTGCCGACTCAGTTTAATGGCATCAACAATGACAGACAGCCCCGGAGATAGTAAGACAATATCTGCCGCCGCCCGTGCCGCATCGGTTGCCCCAGAAACAGCAATTCCTACATCAGCTTTTTTCAAAGCAGGAGCATCATTAACCCCGTCTCCTGTCATCCCGACAATATTACCATGTTTTTGAAAAGTGTCCACAATGTGATATTTGTCTTCAGGAAAAACTTGTCCAAAGCCATCGGCTTGTAAGATTTGCTCGTCTAATTGAGCGATCATGGTAGCTGGAGTTTCTCGAAAGATTTTAGCATCTAATATATCTGTACCGAGTCCTAATTGACGGCTAGTTTCCTTTCCGATTAAGACTTGATCCCCTGTTACCATTTTGACTGGTACGCCTAGTTTACCGGCTTCTGTGATGGTCATTTTTGAGTCTGGGCGGGGGGGATCAAATAAAGAAATAACTCCTAATAAATGCCATTCTCCTTGCTCATTGGTTTTAGCCACTCCTAAAGCACGATAACCTTTTTTAGCATAAGATTCGATCGCATTATTGACTTTCGCTTTTATTTTTCCTTTATCTATAGCTAAATCGAGAATAACTTGGGGAGCACCTTTACTAACGGCAAATTTTTTCCCTTCTGTAGTTTTTACAAGGGCTTCAGTTCGTTTACTGATGGGATCAAAAGGAGTAAAGTGAGTAACTTGATAGTTGTTTAATTGTTCCGTGTTGGTTAAATTAGAGGTGATAACGCTATCAATGGGATCAGGGTCATCACTTTGAGAAGCAAGGGTTGCCATTAAGATTAAGTCTTCTTCGCTGACATTGGGCATTAAAAAGGGTTCACCGAGAGTTAATTGATTAAGGGTCAAAGTACCTGTTTTATCAGAACATAATAGATTCATCCCTGCCAATTCTTCAATAGATGACAACCTCGTTACTACCGTATCTCTTTTTGCTAATTGTTGCGCCCCGGCGGACATACTAACAGATAATACTGTAGGCATAGCAACGGGGATAGAGGCGACGGTTAAGACTAAACAGAATTTCAGTAATCTTACTATTTCTAACTCACCACTAAGCAATCTTTCGATAACAATTACAGCGATTAAAACCATCGCAATGATAATTAAGAAATTACCGATTTTTAACACTGCTTTTTGAAAGTGACTGCTGTTTTCTGTATCAGCAACTAATTTGGCGGTTTTTCCGAAAAAGGTATTGACTCCAGTGGCGGTAACGATGGCTTCCGCTTGTCCTTTTTTACATACTGAACCAGAATAGACTATTTCTCCTGTGCTACGATTAACGGGTAAAGATTCCCCTGTCAACGCCGCTTGATCAATTTTCAGAGGG
This is a stretch of genomic DNA from Cyanobacterium aponinum PCC 10605. It encodes these proteins:
- a CDS encoding plasma-membrane proton-efflux P-type ATPase; the encoded protein is MPEISTSSIIPDVSNLSLEEAIKSLNSSATGLSSGEAENRISQYGYNELASKTVNPILQFLSYFWNPISWMIEAAVIFSAAVGDWADFIIISVLLLGNGLIGFFEEKSAGDAVAALKAQLALNAIALRDQKWTSIPAKNLVPGDVIRIKIGDVLPADCMLLECDPLKIDQAALTGESLPVNRSTGEIVYSGSVCKKGQAEAIVTATGVNTFFGKTAKLVADTENSSHFQKAVLKIGNFLIIIAMVLIAVIVIERLLSGELEIVRLLKFCLVLTVASIPVAMPTVLSVSMSAGAQQLAKRDTVVTRLSSIEELAGMNLLCSDKTGTLTLNQLTLGEPFLMPNVSEEDLILMATLASQSDDPDPIDSVITSNLTNTEQLNNYQVTHFTPFDPISKRTEALVKTTEGKKFAVSKGAPQVILDLAIDKGKIKAKVNNAIESYAKKGYRALGVAKTNEQGEWHLLGVISLFDPPRPDSKMTITEAGKLGVPVKMVTGDQVLIGKETSRQLGLGTDILDAKIFRETPATMIAQLDEQILQADGFGQVFPEDKYHIVDTFQKHGNIVGMTGDGVNDAPALKKADVGIAVSGATDAARAAADIVLLSPGLSVIVDAIKLSRQIFARMTNYTLYRITATVQILVFTTLAILFFDSYPLTAIMIVLLALLNDGAIMTIAFDNAKIAPKPQQWKMSEVLTTASVLGAINVTATFLIYFLAKKYWTFFEVTDKLHPAAATPLQTLVFFNIALLGMMTLYSVRTRDAFWTLSPAKPFLLATGISVTISTLLAIFGFFDLIKPIGFAWALFNWGYCFIWFLILDRTKITIKSLFDKNNHGLGSKYLKQWDKLKMRI
- a CDS encoding PAS domain S-box protein — encoded protein: MIDYQPLTVSPGTKLSAVIALMSECNNHCSLLSNYSDECQRFSRGSCVLVIEKNKVKGIITERDILQYKALGLDLSETKAKKVMSSPVFSISPSASLWELQKQMETKKVRHLVCCNKRGELVGVVTQTSLLRSLNPIEMTNVIELLRDRIYKLENQLKVFAQFVNHEQSLEKIKSVNILMIEDNATTVEILKRRLGLESDYKFNVIHYSTLKEGKDAVTVYGRNYFNLVILDLNLTDSQGLSTLETFKENFPEIATIVLTAEYQKKVALNAIKKGAQDYLIKSIFLGQKNIEQDCFILPLLTAIERQEKENQIEKQNIEIYLANEKLKHSLNENKQIKKTLEDFNLLLNNRVKQKTSILRKIVDKLNQEIKERKQIEKNLTLSENKLDRIINDASEGILIVDSEGTIVFANAEATRILQKADENIIGNKFDIPIINNQPLDLTLVDKNGQQLFEEVRVSSTEWEGKLANLVILRNVSERIEYEQNLAENEEKFRQLAENIEEVFYIFDIQKNQLIYLSSVFQKIWGLSQQKVLKNPEIWLKSIHPSDYKNLTNHWLTNPTLIYDHYRENTEVEYRIIRPDKKIRWINHKSFTVKDKRGSIYRIVGILTDITELRQTQEYLQQLNRELEDKVDLHTRELLNFKSALDQSAIVTISDPYGNITYVNDQFCQISGYSQEELLGQNHRIVNSHYHPDEFWQEFWMTISQGNIWRGEVKNIKKNGGYFWVDMVVVPFFDHYQAISQYIAIRYDITERKEAQEIIERNLATFDVAADGLAILEGDRYIYMNRLHLEIFGYSSIEDLPENNWRCLYETDQINLIETEIFPLLMVNKKWTGEAIAKRKDGTTFPEELSLTLTDKGYLICVCRDITQRKKSERQLREALAKAEEVNELKSRLINLTSHEFRTPLTVIASSVGILKSFRDRLSPEQQAEHFNTIETYIQHTTELLDDILLINRSETKQLHYQPQQINIKDFCLHLVNHLQNTYGEYQIIFEINNESSLEEEQYNRLLDPKLLTQILTNLVSNSVKYSGVNSRIDVLLIVEAKNIILQVKDRGIGIPVNDQKYLFDTFYRGDNVGNIQGTGLGLPIVKECVNLCKGTITFTSVINQGTTFSINIPC